The following is a genomic window from Sporosarcina jeotgali.
TCATCATTAAAGAAGCGGAAAAGAATGCAGATCGCATCGTCAACGAAGCATTGTCACGTTCACGTGAAATTTCAATCGAGATTGAGGATTTGAAAAAGCAGTCTAAAGTATTCCGCAATCGCTTCCGCATGCTGATTGAAGCACAGCTGGATTTGGTGAAAATGGACGATTGGGACACGCTTCTCGATTATGAACAGAACACGAAACAGCTGGAAGCTGCAGCAGATAACGAGTAACAGACACTTGACTTTATGGGCTGTTCGCCCCTATAATATGGTTCATATTGAATGACAGGCATTGAAAGAGACAGTACTTTCCAAGTAGGCTGTGATTTAGCGAGTCGGGGATAGTGAGAGCCCGATTGCAGGTTGGAAAGGAAGATCACTCTGGAGCCGGATTGCAGCAGCAATCCCGGAGCACACCCCGTTACGGTGTTCGAGAGGCAGTCGTGATTTCTATACGGCTGCAACTAGGGTGGTATCGCGAGCACAGTCCTCGTCCCTTTTACAGGGACGGGGATTTTTTGATGTTTTATTTTTATTCAAAGAAATCAATTTGTCGACACGAAACACCGTCATTAATGAGTTATTATTTCAAAGGAGGAATTGGAATGGATTATAAAGACACGCTGCTTATGCCGAAAACTGACTTTCCGATGAGAGGCGGTTTACCGACGAAAGAACCGCAAATGCAAGAACAGTGGGAAAAAGACAACATGTATGCGAAAGTTCAGGAACGGACAAAAGGGAAACCGACGTTCATCTTGCATGACGGACCTCCATATGCAAACGGAGACCTCCACATGGGTCACGCGCTTAACAAAGTTCTGAAAGATATTATCGTGCGTCACAAATCCATGACGGGCTTCCATGCACCCTACGTTCCAGGCTGGGACACACACGGTCTGCCAATCGAACAGGCACTTGTGAACAAAGGTGTAAAGCGTAAAGAGCACAGCATTGCTGAGTTCCGTGAAATGTGTAAAGACTATGCACTTACTCAAATCGACAACCAGCGCACACAATTTAAACGTCTGGGTGTTCGCGGTGATTGGGATAATCCATACATCACATTAAAACCTGAATTTGAATCACGTCAAATTAAAGTATTCGGGGACATGGCGAAAAAAGGCTATATCTATAAAGGCTTAAAGCCTGTCTACTGGTCACCATCATCTGAAACAGCGTTAGCTGAAGCGGAAATTGAGTACCAAGACAAAAAGTCGCCATCCATCTACGTAAGCTTCCCGGTCCGTGATGGCAAAGGGGTATTAGAGTCGGACGTCACTATCTTAATCTGGACAACAACGCCATGGACAATTCCAGCAAACTTAGGAATTTCGGTACACCCTGACTTTGTTTATACAATTGTAGAAGCAAATGATAAAAAGTTCTTAGTTGCAAAAGACTTGGTCGAAGGTCTTGCTGCTGAACTAGGATGGGAAGATTACACGACAGCAGGGGAATTCAAAGGACGCGAACTCGAGCGCATCACTGCGAGTCACCCGATTTACGATCGTGAATCACTTGTGATGCTCGGTGAACACGTAACTGCTGATGCTGGTACGGGGTGTGTTCATACAGCTCCAGGACACGGTGAAGATGACTTCTACGTCGCGAAACAGTATGGACTTGGCGTCTTATCTCCAATTAACGACCGTGGGGTTATGACTGCAGAAGCCCCATTGTTTGAAGGACTATTCTATGAGGATGCAAACAAAGCCGTTACAGAAAAGCTTAAAGAAGTAGGAGCACTGGAAAAGCTTTCGTTCTTCACGCACTCATATCCGCATGACTGGCGTACGAAAAAGCCGGTTATTTACCGTGCTACTGCTCAGTGGTTTGCGTCGATTGAATCATTCCGGGATGAACTGCTTGAAGCGATCCGCAAAACGGACTTCACGCCGTCTTGGGGGGAGACACGACTCTATAACATGGTGCGCGACCGCGGAGACTGGTGTATTTCACGTCAGCGCGTGTGGGGTGTTCCGATTCCTGTGTTCTATGCAGAAGACGGCGAACCGATTATTACGGATGAAACAATCGATCACATCTCAACGTTGTTCCGTGAACACGGTTCTAACATTTGGTTCGAATGGGAGACGAAAGATTTGCTGCCGAAAGACTTCTCTCATGAAGGCAGCCCGAATGGAACATTTACGAAAGAAACGGACATTATGGACGTTTGGTTCGACTCAGGTTCTACACACCAAGGTGTTCTTGTGGAGCGTGATGATCTTTCATATCCAGCAGATCTCTATCTGGAAGGATCTGACCAGTATCGCGGATGGTTCAACTCATCTTTGACAACAAGTGTAGCAATTAACGGAATTGCACCCTATAAAGGCTTGCTAAGCCACGGGTTTACGCTGGACGGTGAAGGACGCAAGATGAGTAAATCAATCGGCAACGTTATTCTACCTTCTAAAGTGACGAACCAATTCGGAGCAGATATCCTGCGCCTATGGGTATCTTCAGTGGATTACACAGCAGACGTCCGCGTTTCTGATTCGAACTTCAAGCAAGTTTCTGAAGTGTATCGTAAAATCCGGAACACCGTCCGTTTCCTTCACGGAAATACGTCTGACTTCACACCAGGTACAGATACGGTTGCGTTTGAAGACTTGCGTCCAGTGGACCAGTATGTGTATGTGAAACTTCAAGATTTGATTCGTGATGTTAGAACTGCGTATGAACAATACGAATTTGCAAATGTGTATCATGCAATTAATTCGTTCTGCACAGGAACGTTAAGCTCGTTCTATCTTGATATTGCAAAAGATGTCGTATACATCGAAGCTGCGGATCATCCGCACCGACGTGCGATGCAAACAGTCATGTATGACTCTCTTCTTGCCTTATTGAAACTCGCTGCACCAATCTTGCCGCACACAGCTGACGAAATGTGGGCTTACTTGGAACACGAAACAGCAGAAAGTATCCAGCTTACAGACATGCCTGAAGCTAAGGAACTTGAAGCGTCTGACCTTCGTGCGCAGTTTGACCAGCTGATGCTTGTGCGTGATGATGTGTTGAAAGCTCTGGAAGAAGCGCGTAATAACAAAGTTATTGGTAAATCCCTAGAGGCACACGTAACTGTAGCTGTTCGTGAAGATCTTGCTTCACTATTTGAAACGGAAGAAATCGACTTTGCTCAATTCTTCATCGTTTCAAAATTCAGTGCGGTGCCAGCTTCTGAGATGGCAGAGAATGCAGTTTCACTAACTACGGGTCAAGTATCCGTTGAAAAAGCAGCCGGTGAAAAATGTGAACGCTGCTGGACAATTTCAGAGACAGTCGGTTCAAACGCTGACTATCCTGAGTTGTGTGAGCGTTGCGCAGACGTTGTTGCGCATCATTATGCTTAATAACTAAACAGGCGCTGCAATCCGTCTATTCGGGTCTTGCAGCGTCTTTTTTCATTCATACTTGATTGACTTGCGCGTGATGGGTTAGGGTATGATAAACTAAACAAGATACTGCAGGACGGAGGGAATCGGGTTGTTCATTTATTATGGTATTGCAGCACTTGTTATTTTGGTCGATCAGCTGACAAAATGGCTGGTCGCTGCTAATATGGAAATCGGAGAACGAATTCCTTTAATCGAACCGTATCTAGGCTTACTGTCTCATCGGAATCGCGGTGCGGCATGGGGCATGCTGGAAGGTCAAATGTGGTTATTTGCAATTGTTACGATTGTCGTCGTTGGCGGAATCGTTTATTACTTTCAAAAAGAGGCAAAGAACGAACCGTTATTTGCATGGAGTTTAATGTTATTGCTCGGCGGCGCTGTCGGAAACTTTATTGACCGAATGGTGAGAGGCGAAGTGGTAGACTTTGTCAACGTTCTTATCCCGGTCATTAACTATGATTTCCCGATATTTAACGTAGCCGATGCAGCATTGACAGCAGGCGTTGTACTCGTGATTCTTCATTTGATTTTAGACGAAAAAAAGAACAAGAAAGATAAGGTGGCATAATGGAACAGTTTCAATATGTAATTGAAGAACAGACAGCAGGTGAGCGAATCGATAAAGCGCTGGCAACTGCAAATCCGGATTGGTCACGGACTCTTATTCAGCAATGGGTAAAAGACGGGATTGTCTTAGTGAATGGCGGTACAGTAAAACCAAATTATAAGGTGAAATCTGGAGATGCACTCACCGTGGATGAACCAGCGCCGGAAGAACTTAATATTCCTGCTGAAGATTTAAATCTTGAAATTGTCTATGAAGACAGCGATGTTCTTGTTGTTAACAAACGCAGTGGAATGGTAGTACATCCCGCACCTGGGCATACAACAGGGACACTTGTGAATGGACTTATGCATCATTGTACGGATCTGTCAGGCATTAATGGCATCATGAGACCGGGGATTGTACACCGTATTGATAAAGACACATCGGGACTGCTCATGGTCGCTAAAAATGATAAAGCGCATACTTCACTCTTTAATCAGCTCGTGGAAAAATCAGTAACACGTGTCTATACTGCACTCGTTCACGGACATATTCCGCATGATAATGGCACAATTGATGCACCTATAGGAAGAAACCAAAAAGACCGTCAAAGCATGTCTGTCGAAAACACAGGTAAACATGCGGTCACACACTTTAAAGTGCTGGAGCGATTTGGAGACTTTACACTTGTGGAGTGCCGATTGGAAACAGGGAGAACGCATCAAATTCGTGTCCATATGAAATACATTGGCCATCCTCTTGCCGGGGATCCAAAATATGGTCCGAAGAAAACAATCGATTTTGATGGACAAGTTCTTCACGCCGGTACGCTAGGATTTGTGCATCCGGTAACTGAAGAGTATATGGAGTTTAAAGCTCCGTTACCAGAAGATTTCGAGCAATTACTGAATGAAATGAAGTCTAAAAAAGGTTGACGTAAAGATTTTCAACCTGTATGCTTGTTGTAGAAACTTAATAGCGAACCTTTAACGCCAATCCAGAGAGGTTGGGAAGGATGCACGTTGTTCAGAGTCACGCTTGCGAGCGCGGACTGCTGAATTCTATTTACGCATGTAAACCTTCCTGCCAGAAAGACGGCTGGAAGGTTTTTTGTATGTGAAAACCAACGTAAGGGTTAGCAGAATCAAAGCAATCCCGTAATTATTCTTTCTCTAAAGGAGTCGATTGACATGGCAGAAAAAGCGAATATCTTGGATGAAAGTGCCATTAACCGTGCACTCACCCGAATCGCGCACGAAATCATTGAGCGCAACAAAGGAATCGATCATTGTATCCTGGTAGGCATCAAAACCAGAGGTGCGTATCTTGCAAATCGACTCGCTGAAAAAATCGAACAAATTGAAGGCAAGCCAATCCGAATTGGAGAACTAGATATCTCCCTTTACAGAGATGACTTAGGTCTGAAATACGAAAACAAAGAACCGCTCGTCAAACAAGTAGACATCAACTACAGCTTATCTGATGAAAAAGTTGTCCTGATTGATGATGTCCTCTACACTGGCCGCACAGTTCGGGCAGCGATGGATGCAGTGATGGACTTAGGCCGTCCGTCTTCCATTCAGCTCGGTGTCCTCGTAGACCGCGGACATCGGGAGTTGCCAATCCGACCAGATTTCGTCGGTAAGAATATCCCGACTTCCAGTGATGAAAAAGTTGTCGTGAATTTAGTCGAATCAGATGGGGAAGATAACGTTACAATCCACTCAAGATAATTGAAAACTGCTTGGAGGCCATGAGAAATGTCAGAAAAAGTATTGGATATCCATGAAAAACCCGCAAGTGGAAAATGGCTTGCATTAAGTCTCCAGCACATGTTCGCAATGTTCGGTGCAACAATCCTAGTCCCGCAACTCGTTGGACTTAGCCCGGCAATTGCTTTACTTACAAGTGGTATCGCTACACTCATTTTTGTGGTTGTCACTCAAGGTAAAGTTCCAGCATACCTTGGCTCTTCCTTTGCTTTCATCGTCCCGATACAAGTCGCGACCGAAACAGGCGGAATCGGAAGTGCGATGATCGGAAGTATGTTTGTAGCTTTAGTCTACGCGATCGTGTCACTCGTCATTTGGAAAACAGGACATAATTGGATCATGAATATCTTACCTCCAGTTGTGGTGGGCCCGGTTATCATGGTTATTGGACTCGCCGTGGCTCCGACTGCAGTCGGCATGGCAAGCCGTATAGATATTGACGGAGTGTCAACTTACAGTCTTCTTCATTTCTCAGCAGCCATAGTCACACTGGCGGCAGCAATCATTTGTCTTATGTTTTTCCGGGGCGTCATAAGCTTAATGCCAGTGTTAATTGGAATAATTATAGGCTATCTTTACTCAGCAGCAATCGGCATTTTAAACTTCCAGCCTGTACTTGAGGCGAAGTGGTTTGCAGTCCCGGAGTTCTTAATACCAGGAGTCGATTACAATTTTGTTGTCACACCAACGCTGCTGTTCGTCATGGTACCAATTGCGATTGTGACGATTTCAGAGCACATCGGTCACCAGCTCGTATTAGGGAAAGTAGTGGAACGTGACTTCATCCGCGATCCTGGATTAAATCGCTCTCTATTAGGTGATGGAATTGGAACACTCATAAGCGGATTGCTCGGCGGACCGCCAAAAACGACTTACGGTGAAAATATCGGAGTTATGGCGATTACACGAGTATATAGTGTCTATGTCATCGTTGGGGCTGCAGTGTTCGCAATTCTATTCTCTTTCATGGGGAAAGTAATGGCAATGATTGCAACCATTCCAACAGCGGTACTTGGAGGGATTTCTATCCTGCTCTTCGGAATTATTGCATCATCCGGTTTGCGAATGCTTGTGGATCACCAAGTGGACTTTGATAAGCAGCGGAATCTTGTCATCACATCTGTCATTCTCGTCATTGGAATCGGCGGTGCATCCATCAACTTCAGCGACACTTTCCATATCGAAGGCATGGCGCTGGCTGCAATCGTAGGTGTACTTCTGAACTTAGTGCTCCCGGGACGTGAAAAGAATAAGTTGGATGATGTTCAAGAAGAACCTTTATGGACAGATAAAGAAAACTAAATACGTTAGACCTTTTAACATTGTTCAGAGAAACAAGGAAAGGTTTATGTGACAGGAACTGTTCAAGGGACCTGCATACATAAATGGCCTTCCTACATGCTGGGAAGGCTTTTTTAAGACCTTCCCCTAACTAAGAGGAGGACGACAAAATGGATAACTTACTTACTATGAAACAATTTAACGAAGAAAATATTATGGAGATCTTGAATTATGCGGAGTACTTGAAGCGTCATGGAATTCGAGAATTGCCCGGGAAATATTTAGTGAGCAACTTGTTTTTTGAGCCTAGTACACGCACAAAGCTAAGCTTCGAAATCGCTGAAAGAAAATTGGGATTAGAAATTATCCAGTTTGATCCAGGTCATTCAAGCACGACTAAGGGAGAAACGCTATTCGATACTGTTAAGACATTGGAAGCACTTGGTGTAAACGCAGTCGTCATCCGACACCCTGAAAAAGAATATTACAAACAACTGGAGGGCATAAAAATCCCAGTATTTAATGGCGGAGATGGAACAGGGCA
Proteins encoded in this region:
- the ileS gene encoding isoleucine--tRNA ligase, encoding MDYKDTLLMPKTDFPMRGGLPTKEPQMQEQWEKDNMYAKVQERTKGKPTFILHDGPPYANGDLHMGHALNKVLKDIIVRHKSMTGFHAPYVPGWDTHGLPIEQALVNKGVKRKEHSIAEFREMCKDYALTQIDNQRTQFKRLGVRGDWDNPYITLKPEFESRQIKVFGDMAKKGYIYKGLKPVYWSPSSETALAEAEIEYQDKKSPSIYVSFPVRDGKGVLESDVTILIWTTTPWTIPANLGISVHPDFVYTIVEANDKKFLVAKDLVEGLAAELGWEDYTTAGEFKGRELERITASHPIYDRESLVMLGEHVTADAGTGCVHTAPGHGEDDFYVAKQYGLGVLSPINDRGVMTAEAPLFEGLFYEDANKAVTEKLKEVGALEKLSFFTHSYPHDWRTKKPVIYRATAQWFASIESFRDELLEAIRKTDFTPSWGETRLYNMVRDRGDWCISRQRVWGVPIPVFYAEDGEPIITDETIDHISTLFREHGSNIWFEWETKDLLPKDFSHEGSPNGTFTKETDIMDVWFDSGSTHQGVLVERDDLSYPADLYLEGSDQYRGWFNSSLTTSVAINGIAPYKGLLSHGFTLDGEGRKMSKSIGNVILPSKVTNQFGADILRLWVSSVDYTADVRVSDSNFKQVSEVYRKIRNTVRFLHGNTSDFTPGTDTVAFEDLRPVDQYVYVKLQDLIRDVRTAYEQYEFANVYHAINSFCTGTLSSFYLDIAKDVVYIEAADHPHRRAMQTVMYDSLLALLKLAAPILPHTADEMWAYLEHETAESIQLTDMPEAKELEASDLRAQFDQLMLVRDDVLKALEEARNNKVIGKSLEAHVTVAVREDLASLFETEEIDFAQFFIVSKFSAVPASEMAENAVSLTTGQVSVEKAAGEKCERCWTISETVGSNADYPELCERCADVVAHHYA
- the lspA gene encoding signal peptidase II: MFIYYGIAALVILVDQLTKWLVAANMEIGERIPLIEPYLGLLSHRNRGAAWGMLEGQMWLFAIVTIVVVGGIVYYFQKEAKNEPLFAWSLMLLLGGAVGNFIDRMVRGEVVDFVNVLIPVINYDFPIFNVADAALTAGVVLVILHLILDEKKNKKDKVA
- a CDS encoding RluA family pseudouridine synthase → MEQFQYVIEEQTAGERIDKALATANPDWSRTLIQQWVKDGIVLVNGGTVKPNYKVKSGDALTVDEPAPEELNIPAEDLNLEIVYEDSDVLVVNKRSGMVVHPAPGHTTGTLVNGLMHHCTDLSGINGIMRPGIVHRIDKDTSGLLMVAKNDKAHTSLFNQLVEKSVTRVYTALVHGHIPHDNGTIDAPIGRNQKDRQSMSVENTGKHAVTHFKVLERFGDFTLVECRLETGRTHQIRVHMKYIGHPLAGDPKYGPKKTIDFDGQVLHAGTLGFVHPVTEEYMEFKAPLPEDFEQLLNEMKSKKG
- the pyrR gene encoding bifunctional pyr operon transcriptional regulator/uracil phosphoribosyltransferase PyrR, whose translation is MAEKANILDESAINRALTRIAHEIIERNKGIDHCILVGIKTRGAYLANRLAEKIEQIEGKPIRIGELDISLYRDDLGLKYENKEPLVKQVDINYSLSDEKVVLIDDVLYTGRTVRAAMDAVMDLGRPSSIQLGVLVDRGHRELPIRPDFVGKNIPTSSDEKVVVNLVESDGEDNVTIHSR
- a CDS encoding solute carrier family 23 protein codes for the protein MSEKVLDIHEKPASGKWLALSLQHMFAMFGATILVPQLVGLSPAIALLTSGIATLIFVVVTQGKVPAYLGSSFAFIVPIQVATETGGIGSAMIGSMFVALVYAIVSLVIWKTGHNWIMNILPPVVVGPVIMVIGLAVAPTAVGMASRIDIDGVSTYSLLHFSAAIVTLAAAIICLMFFRGVISLMPVLIGIIIGYLYSAAIGILNFQPVLEAKWFAVPEFLIPGVDYNFVVTPTLLFVMVPIAIVTISEHIGHQLVLGKVVERDFIRDPGLNRSLLGDGIGTLISGLLGGPPKTTYGENIGVMAITRVYSVYVIVGAAVFAILFSFMGKVMAMIATIPTAVLGGISILLFGIIASSGLRMLVDHQVDFDKQRNLVITSVILVIGIGGASINFSDTFHIEGMALAAIVGVLLNLVLPGREKNKLDDVQEEPLWTDKEN